AAGGAGGCCCTGCCCTGATGGGGGTCCTCACTCCAAAGAAAAAGCCATGAGGACCCCAAAACTGACCAGTGGGTGGGAGCCAGGACAGCTGGCCCAGCTGGGTCAAGAAGGGTCTGTCAGGGCCTGGAGGCGTGCTCAGCTCCTGGACACTGGCAcgcccacagccccttcccctcagcaACACAGTCATCTGGAACACTCCCCCGGTGACTGTGGACAGGGAGGCCAGGATGTGGGGTCTGGGACTGGTGGGACAGCTGGGACCCTCCATGGGAAGGGGGCTTCCTGCCGGAGGCCGCTGAGGACAATGCTGGGAAGGGGATCGATGTTGGAGGCGGGGTCGAGTCTCCTGAGGACAAAAGGGAGGTCCTCGTTGCCGGTGGAAAAAGATACCGTGCAGTCCCTTGCTGTGGGACTAGGACTCAGACACAGGGGTCTCGGGGTCCTCCCCAGCCGCAGGCCTCtggcccacctcagtctctccatccctctgcttctgcctctctgtgtctctgtctccctgtgtCTCTCTGCCTTGTCTCGTCCTCgctgtctctgcctctctatCTTCCTGTGTCTCTCTGCCTTGTCTCTCTTCCTcgctgtctctgcctctctgtgtctctgtctcccagtgtCTCTCTGCCTTGTCTCTCTTCCTCACTCggtctctgtctctttgtctctctgtttctctctctgtctctgtgtctccctcacccccaccttCCCCACCTCTGACCCTTTAAACCTGCGGGTCCCTCCGCCTCTGggatccctcctcctccttcctgtgtccatccCACCCGCCCTGTCCTGGGGGGCACCCCAGCTTTGTCTTGTCCCCGCCCCGCAAGCCTGTGGATGTGAGGGCTCCGCACGCAGGGAGTATGAGCAGCATGACCACCACGTGTGACCCAGCGGGCGGGCGCAGGACAGGGTCCTGGAGAGCTGGGGCACACCCTGCAAGGGGCCTCAGCCCTCCTAGCGCCCAGCGGCCCCTCCCCACCTGCAGGAAGTGGGGTCAGGGGCTGGGAAGCAGCCTATTCACCAGGCCTGCTGCCCCCCGCCCGGGTTAAGGGCCCAGCTTCCCGGGAAGGGCCTGCACCTCCGGCCTGGGGAGGGCCTCTCCTTGGAGTCTGCCTTCCGGTAGGCCTTTCCCggcaccagcctgggcaggaggGGGATGGGACCCAGGGAGACAGGGCTGTGAGCTAACACACCTGGGCCCTCACCTCCCAGGGACCTGTTTCCCCAccccgggcctcagtttccctcctctGATCCCAACccctcctctgggcctcagtttccctcctctGACAGGCAAGCCGATTGGCAATGCTTGGAACCCCATGGACTGGCTTTTTATTCCAtggccagggaaactgaggcacagacccTGAAGTCAGCAGAAATCTTCCATCATTTTATTCCTGCGTGCCTGCAGTATGTGGGTTCCAGGGTCACAGGGACGGGCCCCCAGGTGGAGGGGAGCCAGCCATCATGACTGCCACCACAGGTCTTCATTGAGCTTGGAGGAGAGCACTGTGGGAACCACAGCAGAGGAGGGTGAGGGGGAGGAGTGGGCAGAACCTGGTTAAGGTGAGGAGCAGCCGTGCAGAGGCCCAGAGGCTGTGGGAGAGTCCCGGTGGTGCAGGGCTCCCCAGGCCGGGAGCCTAAGGGGTGTCAGTGTGCCCAGAGGGGTAAACAAACCACAAGGGGAAACAGAACCAGAGTTGGGGGCTTGGAGGAACAGATGGGTGGATTCCAGCGCGTTTGCAAGGTGAGGTTCCCACGACTCGCTGACGGCAGCTGTGAGTGGGGGCCCAGCCAGCATTCCTTCCAGATCCCTCTTGTGGACCAAGATCCAGGTCTCAGTGTAGACCAAGGAACAGAGGTAGCCCCCACTCGCCTGCTAGGTAGGCGGCCTCTGCCTGTGTGATGGAAGGAAGCCAGGCTCAGGGATTGGGTGACTTGTCCCAGGTCCAGGAGGGTCGCACAGCTCCACGACGGCCAGGAGACCCCAGCCCAGGGGGCTTCCATCCCCAGCGACCTTCACCTGCCCCCAGGGGACCCCAGCCCACACGATGTGGCCCGCAGCGCCGGAGCAGGGCGAGGCTGCTCTCCACCGCCCCTATGCGGCTGCCCGGGAAAGTGCAGGCGGGCCGGGagcggtggttcaggcctgtagtcggaggtgggcggatcacctgaggtcgcgagttcgaggccagcctcaccaacatggagaaaccccatctctactaaagatacaaaattagccgggcgtggtgacgcatgcctgtagtcccagctactcaggagactgaggcaggagaatcgcttgaacccgggaggcagaggttgcggtgagctgagatcgtgccagtgcactccagcctgggcaacaagagcaaaactccgtctcagaaaaataaataaagaaaaagcacagGGGACCCGCCGTCGGGGCGGGGCAGCGCTGCCCGGCCTCTGTCCCACTTCCATGCACTTGACCTCGACCCTCCCGCCTCCGTCTGCGATCTTCCCGTGTACCTGAAAATGAGGCCTGGAACGGACCCAGACCTTCCTGCCCGCCCGTCCTGACTGGCCCCAGGGGCCCCCGCCCCATTTTtgtccccagcccctgcctctctgCCGCCTCCAGGGTCGGGGGTCAGGCCGGGAAAGCCCCTTGGGAAGCCCCTGGGGAGCAGCTGGAGCGGGGTCGCGGGGCGGCGGGAAGGAGCGGGCGCCGCTATTTAAGCGGCTTCCCCGAGGCCTCGGGGACAGAGGGGACTGAGCATGGATTGGGGCCTGGCCCTCCTGCTGGCGGGGCTTCTGGGGCTCCTCCAGCCGGGCTGCGGTGAGCAGGGGAGGGGGCGCGGGAGAGAGGAGGGGATCAGGAGCGAGGAGGGGGTGCGGAGGGGAGGGGGCGCAGGACAGGGGAGGAGGctcaggggaggggaaggggctcAGAGAGGAGGGGGAGCAGGACAGAGGAGGGGGctcaggagaggggagggagctcaggagagaggagggggctCAGGAGGGGAGGGGGCTCAGGAGAGGAGGGGCGCAGGACAGAGGAGGGGGctcaggagaggggagggggcgtAGGAGAGGGGGCGCAGGACAGAGGAGGGGGcgcaggagaggggagggggcgcaggtgaggggagggggcgcaggagaggggagggggctcAGAAGAGGGGAGGGGCGCAGGAGAGGCGAGGGGGcgcaggagaggggagggggcgcAGGAGAGGCGAGGGGGcgcaggagaggggaggggctcaggagaggggagggggcgcAGGAGAGGCGAGGGGGcgcaggagaggggagggggcgcAGGAGAGGGGAGGGCGCTCAGGGGTGGGGGCGCAGGAGGGGAGGGGACGCAGGACAGAGGAAGGGgtgcaggagaggggagggggcgcAGGAGAGAGGAGGGGTGCGCAGAAGTGATTGGTGATCCTGCCAGAGGAGGGGGCTCGGAAGAGGCAGGGACTGAGAGAGGAAGTTGGGGGCTCCGCGCGGCCCTCTGACCCGCAGCGAAACCAGCTCCAGGCAGAGGGGGTTCGGGGGACTGGGGCTGAGGCGGCGGTCGGGGCGGGGTTCAGGGACCGAGCCTGGGAATCCGGGTAGCGGGGAGGCAAGGACCAGGGAGTGGGGCGGAGGGTCCGGGAACCCGGCAGAGGCGGGGCGGGGGTCCGGGAGCGGGGCGGGGACGGGGTGGGGATCCGGGGGTGCAGGGGAGGGTCCGGGAACCGGGCAGAGGCAGGGTGGGGGTCCAGGAGTGGGGCGGAGGGTCCGGGAGCGGGGCGGGGCGCAGGGCAGGGATTCGTGGCGGGGTCCGAGACCCCGCGGGGCTGAGCGAGAGCCGCGGTCGCCTCAGGCCAGTCCCTCCAGGTGAAGCCCCTGCAGGTGGAGCCCCCGGAGCCGGTGGTGGCCGTGGCCCTGGGCACCTCTCGCCAGCTCACCTGCCTCCTGGCCTGCGCGGACCGCGGGGCCACGGTGCAGTGGCGGGGcctggacaccagcctgggcgcgGTGCAGTCGGACGCGGGCCGCAGCGTCCTCACCGTGCGCAACGCCTCGCTGTCGGCGGCGGGGACCCGTGTGTGCGTGGGCTCCTGCGGGGGCCGCACCTTCCAGCACACCGTGCGGCTCCTTGTGTACGGTGAGGCGCCCCCCCGCCCCCGCGCCCTGCCTCTCTCTGACCCTTGGACTCACGGCCCCTTCCCTACGCCACCTCTTCCTGGAAGTCTCCCAGATTGCAGGCCCGGTCCCAGCTCCATGCACAGCTCCCCGAACCCAGGTCCCCAGCCTTCGCTTTCCCCCAGCTCACCCCAACCCTCCCAGGGCGGGCCCTGGCCCATCCTTCAGTCTATTCCAGCATCCCAGGGTGGGGCCTGCGCACAGGCCGTCCCCACTGCCGGTTCATCAGCAACCCCCACACATCCTTGGCCCCAGCTCCAAGCCCCCTCCGGGCTCCAGCCCCTCCATCCCGTCCAGCCCTGACTCTGGGCTCAGCCCTGACCCCTGACCCCTCCATCACAGCCTTCCCGGACCAGCTGACCGTCTCCCCGGCAGCCCTGGTGCCTGGTGACCCGGAGGTGGCCTGTACGGCCCACAAGGTCACGCCTGTGGACCCCAACGCGCTCTCCTTCTCCCTGCTCCTGGGGGACCAGGAACTGGAGGGGGCCCAGGCTCTGGGCccggaggtggaggaggaggaggagccccaggaggaggaggacgtGCTGTTCAGGGTGACAGAGCGCTGGCGGCTGCCGACCCTGGCAGCCCCTGTCCTGCCCGCGCTCTACTGCCAGGCCACGATGAGGCTGCCTGGCTTGGAGCTCAGCCACCGCCAGGCCATCCCGGGTGAGTCCGCAGGGTCCCCTGGAGACCCAACCGCTCGCCAGCCTTGACAAGCACTTCgggacggggggggggggggacgggGGCAGCACCTGTGCTGTGGGGCGCTGGGAGGATTGGATTCCCCCACGCGGCCAAAGCGACATTCATTAACTCAAcatgtatttactgagcacccgGCCCCCAGCACAGGTCCCACCGCTTCCCTGCCCACAGCGCTCCACGGCTCCTGCCTTGGGGTCAAAGCCCAAGTCCTCCCCGGGACCCACAGGAACCTGCACCACCTGCCCTGTCcccttcctgccctccctccaccctctctccccctcctcatTCTGCTTCAGCCACACGGGCCTCCTCGCTGTTCCTCCAACACGCCAGGCATGATCCTGTCCTGGGGCCTTTGCAcggctgtgccctctgcctggaatacgcTTCTTCTGGATCTTTCCACggctctctcctcctccccctcaggCCTCTGCGTGAGTGTTGCCTCCTCCGTGAGGCTTCCCTGGATTCCCGTTTAAAGGGTCAACCCTCGACCCCCAACATGTACAAACACAGGCACAGACGCACACACGTGtacaaacacaggcacacacgcgTGTACAAACACAGGCACAGACGCACACACGTGTACAAACACAGGCACAGATGCACGTGCACACGCGTGTACAAACAGGCACACACGCGTGTACAAACAGGCACAGACGCACACACGTGTACAAACAGGCGCACACGCACACGCGTGTACAAACAGGCACACACGCGTGTACAAACACAGGCACAGACGCACACACGTGTACACAGGCACAGACGCACACACGTGTACAAACACAGGCACAGACGCACACACGTGTACAAACACAGGCGCACGTGCACACGCGTGTACAAACAGGCACACGCGTGTACAAACACAGGCACAGacgcacacacgtgcacaaaCACAGGCGCACGCGCACACGCGTGTACAAACACAGGCGCAGACGCACACACGTGTACAAACACAGGCGCACATGCACACGCGTGTACAAACACAGGCACAGacgcacacacgtgcacaaaCACAGGCGCACATGCACACGCGTGTACAAACACAGGCACAGacgcacacacgtgcacaaaCACAGGCGCACGCGCACACGCGTgtacaaacacaggaacagacgCACACACGTGTACAAACAGGCGCACATGCACACGCGTGTATAAACGCGCGCCCGTGTGAGTCCTCTTTCCCTTCTGTCTTGTTTCTTGACACCTTGGATAATATCTGATATCCCCCAATCACGTACCTTCTCTGTCTTTTCCACGACCTTCTCCCACTGTGGCTCCCAAGGTGGGAATCTTGTGTCTTGTGCACGGCTGTGTCCACAGAAGCTAGAACAgggcaggtgctcaataaacccTTGCTGAATGCTCGGATGAAGACATTTAACGTGGGCCGGTGCCCAGGGAGTACTGGCTTCATACCCTGTCCAGTCCCGAAGCCACTGCCGGCTTCTCCCACTAAAAAGAGAGGGATTTGTCCTCCCACAGGGCACCCTGATATCCATGTTAATGCGTGTGGGGTCATGAGTTTCAAGCAATGGGCTCCCGGGGATGGAGCAGAAGCTGGGAGACCCGGGAGGTcttggtggtgggggtggggctggagtgGGCAGAGAGGAGGCTGGATTTGAGGGATATTTTACAGAACATGGGTCCTCtcgggcctcagtctcctcatcagtCCCACAGGGGATGGAGCACAAAGCCAGAGCAGGAAGCCCCCAAGCACCTCCTCTCTCCACGCCAGCCTCCTCCCAACTCTCCTCCGTCCACAGCCCATCATAATAAACGCGGGACCCCACTCACTATCACGGCAGCCCAAAGAGGTGACTCACACCCCTTTGacagttaaggaaactgaggcacgtgGAGATTAAGGAGCCTGCTGGGGTGATGTTGCCAGTAAGTGGGGGCCCTGGAATGCCCGGACTCCCACCCTGCCCACtgtggtgcctcagtttccccatctgtccaGTAGACTTCCCTGACTGTGGGTCCTTTGTAAATTTCAGGGACCATGTAGCTTTCAAAGCACTTTATAAATTCTAGGTTTTAGGCCGGGTTcacgcttctaatcccagcactttgggaggctgaggtgggtggatcacctgaggtcaggagttcaagaccagcctgaccaacacagtgaaaccccatctctactaaaaatacaaaaattagccaggtgtggtggtgcacgcctgtagtcccagctacccaggaggctgaggccagagaatctcttgaacccgggagttggagcttgcagtgagccgagatcgtgccactgcactccagcctgggcgacggtgcgagactccatctcaaaaaaaaaaaaaaaattggccaggcatggtgtctcatgcctgtaatcccaacactctgggaggccgaggcgggtggatcacctgaggtcgggagttcaaggccagcctgaccaacacagtgaaaccccgtctctactaaaaatacaaaattagccaggcgtggtggcgggtgcctgtagtcccagctacttgggaggctgaggcaggagaatcgcttgaacctgggaggcggaggttgcagtgagccgagatcacgccattgcactccagcctgggcaacaagagcaaaattctgcctcaaaaaaaaaaaagaagaagaagaagaagaaatggaaatgggCCCACCAGAGGGGTCCAGGAAAGGGGTTTGGAGAAGTTCTGGTCCCAGCCCTTGTCCAGAtgcagagactgaggtgggagaggcagggctggggcagcagagagaaaaacaacccTCACTCTGTTTCTAGTCCTGCACAGCCCGACCTCCCGGGAGCCCCCCGACACGACGTCCCCGGAACCCCAGGCCACGACCTCCCCGGAGACCACCCCCCAGCAGGGCTCCACACACAGCCGCAGGAGCCCGGGCTCCACCAGGACTTGCCGCCCTGAGATCTCCCAGGCTGGGCCCACGCAGGGAGAAGTGATCCCAACAGGTTGTGAGTGCTGGTCCCTGGGGGCAGAGAGGGTGGGAAGGGCTGAGAGCAAGAGGTTCCTTGGATGAAGACTTTAGACAAGAAATTGCCCTGTCCAGCTTCAGTTTGCCCATCTGTCCAGCTTTGGTTTCCCCGTCCATTCTGCCTCGGTTTCCCTGTCcatccagcctcagtttccccgtctgttctgcctctgtttccccatctgtccagcttcagtttccctgtctgtcCAGCTTCGGTTTCCCCGTCcgttctgcctcagtttcccaatctgtccagcctcagtttccccatccgtCCAGTCTCTGTTTCCCCGTCTGTCCAGTGGGCTTCTCTTGTGGGTCCTTTCTGTAAACGTCAGAGACTGTGCAGATTTCAAGGCACTTTGTAAATTCTCAGCCTCATAGACTAGAACAATCTTTGGaacagaagcagaaagagaaTGTGGTCacataagtgatttttttccttttttttttttttttttttttgagacagagtcttgctttgtcccccaggctggagtgcagtagtgcaatctcggctcattgcaacctccgcctcccgggttcaagcgattctcctgcctcactctcctgagttgctggcattacaggcacccatcaccatgcctggctaatttttgtactttgggtagagacagggtttcaccatgctgactaggctggtctcgagctgacctgaggtgatccacccgcctcagcctcccaaagtgctgggatgacaggcgtgagccaccgtgcctggcccacatagGTAATGTCAGAAATGCTTGTTCCCCGGTGCCACAAATAAAGAGCACTCAAATTTAATTGTCTCAgtaaggccatttttactttctgcagaaagggtgcccATTGCAGATGGAACAATGGCGAGAATACACCtgaacaaaggaaaagcagacGTATTATCCCTTATGCATTtgggtcttccttttttttttttttttttgagatggagtctcgctccgttgcccaggctagagttcagtggcgcgatctcagctcactgcaagctccgcctcccgggtttacgccattctcctgcctcagcctcccgagtagctgggactacaggtgcccgccacctcgcccggctaattttttgtattttttagtagagacggggtttcaccgtgttagccaggatggtctcgatctcctgacctcgtggtccacccgcctcagcctcccaaagtgctgggattacaggcgtgagccaccacacccagctgggtcTTCCTTACTGCTGTGTCCTGTATCCACTGGCTGGAGTGGGACATCACAGTCTTAA
This Rhinopithecus roxellana isolate Shanxi Qingling chromosome 8, ASM756505v1, whole genome shotgun sequence DNA region includes the following protein-coding sequences:
- the MADCAM1 gene encoding mucosal addressin cell adhesion molecule 1 isoform X2: MDWGLALLLAGLLGLLQPGCGQSLQVKPLQVEPPEPVVAVALGTSRQLTCLLACADRGATVQWRGLDTSLGAVQSDAGRSVLTVRNASLSAAGTRVCVGSCGGRTFQHTVRLLVYAFPDQLTVSPAALVPGDPEVACTAHKVTPVDPNALSFSLLLGDQELEGAQALGPEVEEEEEPQEEEDVLFRVTERWRLPTLAAPVLPALYCQATMRLPGLELSHRQAIPVLHSPTSREPPDTTSPEPQATTSPETTPQQGSTHSRRSPGSTRTCRPEISQAGPTQGEVIPTASKPAGDRLPAALWASSAVLGLLLLALSTYHLWKRCQHLAEDGAHPPASLRLLPQVSTWAGLRGTDQVGSSPS
- the MADCAM1 gene encoding mucosal addressin cell adhesion molecule 1 isoform X1 encodes the protein MDWGLALLLAGLLGLLQPGCGQSLQVKPLQVEPPEPVVAVALGTSRQLTCLLACADRGATVQWRGLDTSLGAVQSDAGRSVLTVRNASLSAAGTRVCVGSCGGRTFQHTVRLLVYAFPDQLTVSPAALVPGDPEVACTAHKVTPVDPNALSFSLLLGDQELEGAQALGPEVEEEEEPQEEEDVLFRVTERWRLPTLAAPVLPALYCQATMRLPGLELSHRQAIPVLHSPTSREPPDTTSPEPQATTSPETTPQQGSTHSRRSPGSTRTCRPEISQAGPTQGEVIPTGSSKPAGDRLPAALWASSAVLGLLLLALSTYHLWKRCQHLAEDGAHPPASLRLLPQVSTWAGLRGTDQVGSSPS